In Deltaproteobacteria bacterium GWC2_55_46, a single window of DNA contains:
- a CDS encoding protein TolQ: MPSVSANSGLWEMVLSAGPMVKFVLLVLLFFSVFSWAIIAYKMLLLRKIEKETASFYDLFWEKRQFAHLSAASKGYKYTPLVNIFGAAYTEITGLMKSADGGEPWLKREDLERFQRILRKAIDTETARVEYALGFLATTGNTAPFIGLFGTVWGIMASFRDIGAKGAANLAVVAPGISEALVATAMGLLAAIPAVMGYNHLVTRIGRLTTEMNNFSSDIMNVIEKQAGKKG, from the coding sequence ATGCCTTCAGTTTCCGCTAACTCGGGGCTCTGGGAGATGGTTTTGAGCGCGGGCCCCATGGTCAAGTTCGTGCTCCTCGTCCTCCTGTTCTTCTCGGTCTTCTCATGGGCGATAATAGCGTACAAGATGCTCCTCCTGAGAAAGATAGAGAAGGAGACGGCCTCCTTCTACGACCTTTTCTGGGAAAAGCGCCAGTTCGCGCATCTATCCGCCGCGAGCAAGGGCTATAAATATACGCCCCTTGTAAACATCTTCGGGGCCGCGTACACAGAGATAACCGGGCTCATGAAATCCGCCGACGGAGGGGAGCCCTGGCTTAAAAGAGAAGACCTTGAGAGGTTCCAGAGGATACTCAGGAAGGCGATCGACACGGAGACTGCCAGGGTGGAATACGCGTTGGGCTTTCTCGCGACAACCGGCAACACCGCCCCGTTCATAGGCCTGTTCGGGACCGTCTGGGGCATAATGGCCTCATTCAGGGACATCGGCGCGAAAGGCGCAGCCAACCTGGCGGTCGTGGCCCCAGGCATCTCGGAAGCGCTTGTGGCTACAGCCATGGGGCTGCTGGCCGCGATACCGGCGGTCATGGGCTATAATCACCTTGTGACGAGGATAGGGCGACTTACTACGGAGATGAACAACTTCTCCTCCGACATAATGAACGTTATCGAGAAGCAGGCCGGCAAAAAGGGATAG
- a CDS encoding protein TolA, whose translation MNTPMKGFGRTVAGSAIFHAALISLAVFVFGSEAKRAFITPVYTVDLVQSPGPRAERTEKRAPKEIPARKEAAAKAPDEAASRAQAAPEKSAQTVKIKEKSPSVDQAVKSISDKLRNRKNDELVDGRVDDIRKKLQAEEERRKRLAKLKDEISSREAARVETKAAPPLPTQAREYGAGQRPNLESRYPAYYGVIKARVENNWVYPPGLKDRSISVIVSIRIARSGKILEAAVEKSSGNQAFDESLLSAVWKASPFPPLPVEFEGNYLETGLRFCPGCV comes from the coding sequence ATGAACACGCCCATGAAGGGCTTCGGAAGGACGGTCGCCGGGAGCGCCATCTTCCACGCGGCCCTTATCTCTTTAGCGGTCTTTGTCTTCGGCTCTGAGGCCAAGCGGGCCTTCATAACCCCGGTCTACACGGTAGACCTCGTGCAATCGCCGGGGCCAAGGGCTGAACGGACGGAGAAGAGAGCGCCCAAAGAAATACCGGCCAGGAAAGAGGCCGCCGCGAAAGCTCCTGATGAGGCCGCCAGCAGAGCTCAGGCGGCGCCTGAAAAGAGCGCTCAGACCGTCAAGATAAAAGAGAAGAGCCCTTCGGTCGATCAGGCGGTAAAAAGCATATCCGATAAGCTCCGCAACAGAAAAAATGACGAGCTGGTAGATGGCAGGGTCGATGATATAAGGAAGAAGCTGCAGGCCGAGGAAGAGCGCAGGAAGCGCCTTGCGAAGCTTAAAGACGAGATAAGCTCACGCGAAGCCGCCAGGGTCGAGACCAAGGCAGCGCCCCCTCTGCCCACGCAAGCCCGCGAATATGGCGCGGGGCAAAGGCCGAACCTGGAGTCCAGATACCCGGCCTACTACGGGGTAATAAAGGCGCGTGTCGAGAACAACTGGGTATATCCGCCGGGCCTTAAGGACCGGAGTATATCGGTGATAGTCTCCATAAGAATAGCGAGGTCCGGCAAGATACTTGAGGCCGCTGTAGAGAAAAGCTCCGGCAATCAGGCGTTCGACGAATCGCTCCTTAGCGCCGTCTGGAAGGCATCCCCCTTCCCGCCCCTGCCGGTCGAGTTCGAAGGGAACTATCTTGAAACAGGCCTCAGGTTCTGCCCTGGCTGCGTATAA
- a CDS encoding tol-pal system protein YbgF, with the protein MKRRALFVSILFLTLAIQGCGPGFPIMTGEQEQLITDVDRLRKDNESFKNRLAKLEGPGGIPAIREELDVLKRSLADANLGLDKLRNELSVVNGNIEEGAHDREKMMDALGAAGEDSAALNQKLASIESSVRSVQDRLASFEASFRNNDKTYAEVMETVAALDRKATQLEKALTEAREPAPKANDEKQTRPGEAETLYQKGYKETASKEYPKAVETFQKFLSSYPEHKYAGNAQYWLGEIYYAKGDWEMAILEFDKAVKKYPESEKIPASLLKQGFAFEKIGAKKEARVLLRDVVKKYPNTTEADLAKKRLDALR; encoded by the coding sequence ATGAAAAGACGCGCGCTCTTCGTATCGATATTGTTCCTGACGCTTGCCATACAGGGCTGCGGCCCCGGCTTTCCCATAATGACCGGCGAGCAGGAGCAGCTCATAACCGACGTAGACAGGCTCAGGAAAGATAACGAGTCCTTTAAGAACAGGCTCGCGAAGCTCGAAGGCCCTGGCGGCATCCCTGCCATCAGGGAAGAACTTGACGTGCTCAAGAGGAGCCTGGCTGACGCGAACCTGGGCCTCGACAAGCTACGCAATGAGTTGTCCGTGGTCAACGGCAATATCGAGGAAGGCGCCCACGACCGGGAAAAGATGATGGACGCTCTCGGCGCCGCCGGGGAGGACTCGGCGGCGCTTAACCAGAAGCTCGCCTCGATCGAGTCTTCGGTCAGGTCGGTCCAGGACAGGCTCGCCTCCTTTGAGGCCTCCTTCCGGAATAACGACAAGACTTACGCCGAGGTCATGGAAACTGTTGCGGCCCTTGACAGGAAGGCCACTCAGCTTGAAAAGGCGCTGACAGAGGCGAGGGAGCCCGCGCCGAAAGCAAACGATGAAAAGCAGACAAGGCCCGGAGAGGCCGAGACCCTCTATCAAAAGGGCTATAAGGAGACAGCCTCAAAAGAATACCCCAAGGCCGTAGAGACCTTCCAGAAGTTCCTTTCCTCTTACCCGGAGCACAAATACGCCGGCAACGCCCAGTACTGGCTCGGGGAGATATATTACGCCAAGGGCGACTGGGAGATGGCGATACTCGAATTCGACAAGGCCGTAAAGAAGTACCCTGAGAGCGAGAAGATCCCTGCGTCGCTTCTGAAGCAGGGCTTCGCCTTTGAAAAGATAGGAGCCAAAAAAGAGGCCAGGGTGCTCCTGCGTGACGTCGTGAAAAAGTACCCCAATACCACTGAGGCCGACCTCGCGAAGAAAAGGCTCGACGCCCTCAGGTAA
- a CDS encoding UDP-N-acetylglucosamine diphosphorylase/glucosamine-1-phosphate N-acetyltransferase, which translates to MRNLAAVVLAAGKGTRMKSDMPKVLHRVAGHPMLFYPVRLLKKMKVGRVLVVIGHGADDVKKTFQAEGLVFVEQSEQLGTGHAVMCALKELKGFDGDVLILSGDVPLIREETLAALIGLHRAGRKKAALSLVTTVMDDPNGYGRIIRDDSGRITRIVEDKDCSPLQKRITEVNSGIYLAGAGFLHENIRRIGKENAQGEYYLPDLVHLAASEGGRVESLKADEPQEVMGINNRVELARSDKHLRLRVAEALMLSGVTIVDPEATYIEYGAAVGIDTVIYPGARISGNSVIGANCLIEEGSRIESSRIGDRSTVKSYSVIEDSKVGQEVSIGPFAHLRPGNTIGDKARIGNFVEVKKSVVGKGSKANHLTYLGDSFIGEGVNIGAGTITCNYDGVKKYQTTIEDGAFIGSDSQLVAPVRVGKGAYVGSGTTVTKDVPPGALVITRAPEKVVEGWVARKLKGKEKD; encoded by the coding sequence ATGAGGAATCTCGCAGCTGTAGTCCTTGCCGCTGGCAAGGGTACGAGGATGAAATCGGATATGCCGAAGGTCCTGCACAGGGTAGCGGGCCATCCGATGCTCTTTTATCCCGTAAGGCTTCTTAAAAAGATGAAGGTGGGCAGGGTGCTGGTGGTCATAGGCCACGGCGCGGACGATGTCAAAAAGACATTCCAGGCTGAAGGATTGGTCTTTGTGGAGCAATCCGAGCAGCTCGGCACCGGCCACGCCGTAATGTGCGCCTTGAAAGAGCTTAAGGGCTTTGATGGCGACGTGCTCATCCTTTCCGGGGACGTGCCACTTATAAGGGAGGAGACCCTGGCGGCCCTCATAGGGCTTCACAGGGCTGGCAGGAAGAAGGCCGCCCTTTCCCTTGTCACCACTGTAATGGACGACCCCAACGGCTACGGCAGGATCATAAGGGACGACAGCGGCAGGATCACGAGGATAGTCGAGGACAAGGACTGCAGCCCCCTGCAGAAAAGGATAACAGAGGTGAACTCCGGCATATACCTCGCTGGAGCCGGGTTCCTCCATGAGAACATACGGCGTATCGGGAAGGAGAACGCCCAGGGTGAATATTATCTCCCTGATCTCGTGCACCTTGCCGCATCGGAGGGTGGCAGGGTCGAATCGCTTAAGGCGGACGAGCCTCAAGAGGTGATGGGCATAAACAACAGGGTAGAGCTCGCGCGCTCCGATAAGCACCTGCGCCTGAGGGTCGCCGAGGCGCTCATGCTCTCCGGCGTTACGATAGTAGACCCTGAGGCGACCTATATAGAGTACGGAGCTGCGGTCGGGATCGATACGGTCATATACCCCGGCGCGCGGATATCAGGGAATAGCGTTATCGGGGCCAACTGCCTTATCGAGGAGGGCTCAAGGATAGAGTCGTCGAGGATAGGCGACAGGAGCACCGTTAAAAGCTATTCGGTCATAGAGGATTCTAAAGTCGGGCAAGAGGTATCGATAGGCCCATTTGCGCACCTGCGCCCCGGCAATACTATAGGAGACAAGGCGCGGATAGGCAACTTCGTCGAGGTCAAAAAGAGCGTTGTCGGGAAGGGCTCCAAGGCGAACCACCTCACGTACCTTGGGGACTCTTTTATAGGCGAGGGAGTAAACATAGGCGCGGGCACGATCACCTGCAACTATGACGGCGTGAAAAAGTACCAGACGACCATCGAGGACGGGGCGTTTATCGGCAGCGACTCCCAGCTCGTGGCGCCGGTCCGGGTGGGCAAAGGCGCTTACGTCGGCTCCGGCACGACGGTCACGAAGGACGTGCCGCCGGGCGCGCTCGTAATAACGAGGGCGCCGGAGAAGGTCGTGGAGGGCTGGGTTGCAAGGAAGCTCAAAGGCAAGGAGAAGGACTGA
- a CDS encoding chromosome condensation protein CrcB, protein MSKLVLIAAAGAAGTLARYFLGGLVQRLYGGAFPWGTFAVNMTGTFLFGVVWALAEERLVISGEARAIVLVGFMGAFTTFSTFIFETGELLRDSQWALAIGNLAIQNITGVIFLILGLAIGRLL, encoded by the coding sequence ATGTCCAAGCTCGTCCTCATAGCCGCGGCAGGCGCCGCCGGCACCCTTGCCAGGTACTTTCTTGGCGGCCTTGTCCAGAGGCTCTACGGAGGCGCCTTCCCCTGGGGCACCTTCGCCGTGAACATGACCGGCACATTTCTTTTCGGGGTCGTCTGGGCGCTTGCCGAAGAGAGGCTCGTGATAAGCGGCGAGGCGAGGGCGATCGTCCTCGTAGGCTTCATGGGCGCCTTCACCACATTCTCGACCTTCATCTTCGAGACCGGCGAGCTCTTAAGGGACTCCCAATGGGCGCTTGCCATCGGCAACCTCGCCATTCAGAACATAACGGGCGTTATATTCCTTATCCTGGGCCTTGCCATCGGCAGGCTCCTATGA
- a CDS encoding glutamine--fructose-6-phosphate aminotransferase, whose amino-acid sequence MCGIVGYVGPKDSVEILLEGLKRLEYRGYDSSGIAVVKEGKIELRRSVGKLEKLTAVLQKKPLDGNIGIGHTRWATHGRPSEQNAHPHIEGGVAVVHNGIIENYLALKEELIDEGAKFKSETDTEILSHLIQREIKKGRTLVEAVRAAIRLVKGTYALAAVCESEPDKIVGARMECPLILGVGKHESILSSDIPAILSITRNAIFLKDGEMVVISREGAEITTFDGELVSREPIAVNWSPVMAEKGGYKHFMLKEIFEQPRAITDTFRGIVMEEAGDIFLNKFDIPLDQVKRIYIVACGTSWHAGLVGKSLIESFFKVPTEVDLASEFRYRDPLIDRGSLVISISQSGETADTLAAVKEVKRRGARTISICNVMESSLTREADWSFMTHAGPEIGVASTKAFTTQLTALYLIALYMGRTSGKVDREAGVSLIQELVRLPKKIERVLDGSAEIEALARRYFHYRDFIYLGRGLNFPIALEGALKLKEISYIHAEGYAAGEMKHGPIALIDENMPVVAMAPGDLSYPKMLGNMEEVKARGGRLIAIVSEGDSLASAKADDVIFVPAASVFLTPILMAVPLQLLAYHIAVLKGTDVDQPRNLAKSVTVE is encoded by the coding sequence ATGTGCGGCATAGTAGGCTATGTAGGCCCGAAGGACTCGGTTGAGATACTCCTCGAGGGGCTAAAAAGGCTTGAATACAGGGGCTACGACTCATCAGGGATCGCCGTCGTAAAGGAAGGGAAGATTGAGCTCAGGAGGAGCGTCGGAAAGCTTGAGAAGCTCACCGCGGTGCTTCAGAAAAAGCCCCTCGACGGCAATATAGGCATAGGCCACACACGCTGGGCCACGCACGGCAGGCCATCGGAGCAGAACGCGCACCCGCACATCGAAGGCGGCGTGGCGGTAGTGCATAACGGCATAATAGAGAACTACCTCGCATTGAAGGAAGAGCTCATCGATGAAGGGGCGAAGTTCAAGTCCGAGACCGATACCGAGATACTGAGCCACCTCATCCAGCGCGAGATAAAAAAGGGCAGGACGCTCGTCGAGGCTGTCCGCGCGGCGATAAGGCTGGTGAAGGGCACATACGCCCTTGCCGCCGTATGCGAGAGCGAGCCTGACAAGATCGTCGGCGCGCGCATGGAATGCCCGCTCATACTCGGGGTGGGGAAACACGAATCGATACTATCTTCCGACATACCCGCCATACTGAGCATCACCAGGAACGCCATCTTCCTCAAGGACGGGGAGATGGTCGTCATCTCAAGGGAGGGCGCGGAGATAACCACGTTTGACGGAGAGTTGGTCTCGAGGGAGCCTATCGCCGTCAACTGGTCGCCGGTCATGGCCGAGAAGGGCGGGTACAAGCATTTTATGCTCAAGGAGATATTCGAGCAGCCCAGGGCCATAACGGACACCTTCCGCGGCATCGTCATGGAGGAGGCCGGGGATATCTTTTTAAACAAGTTCGACATCCCGCTCGACCAGGTAAAGAGGATATACATAGTGGCGTGCGGCACCTCCTGGCATGCCGGGCTGGTGGGCAAATCCCTCATCGAATCGTTCTTCAAGGTCCCCACAGAGGTAGACCTGGCCTCCGAGTTCCGCTACCGGGACCCCCTGATAGACAGGGGGTCGCTTGTGATATCGATATCCCAGTCAGGGGAGACCGCCGACACCCTTGCCGCCGTAAAGGAGGTAAAGAGGAGGGGGGCGCGTACCATATCTATCTGCAATGTGATGGAATCGAGCCTCACGCGCGAAGCCGACTGGTCTTTCATGACGCACGCCGGCCCGGAGATAGGCGTTGCCTCTACAAAGGCCTTCACCACGCAGCTCACGGCCCTTTACCTGATAGCGCTCTACATGGGCAGGACCTCCGGCAAGGTAGACCGCGAGGCCGGGGTCTCGCTCATACAGGAGCTTGTGAGGCTCCCCAAGAAGATAGAGCGGGTGCTGGACGGGAGCGCTGAAATAGAGGCGCTCGCCCGCAGGTACTTCCATTACAGGGACTTCATATACCTGGGCAGGGGGCTCAACTTCCCGATAGCCCTCGAAGGGGCCTTGAAATTGAAGGAGATATCATATATCCATGCCGAGGGCTATGCCGCAGGCGAGATGAAGCACGGCCCCATAGCCTTGATAGACGAGAATATGCCCGTGGTGGCGATGGCCCCGGGTGATCTTAGCTATCCGAAGATGCTCGGCAACATGGAGGAGGTCAAGGCCAGGGGAGGCCGCCTTATCGCTATCGTGAGCGAGGGCGACAGCCTTGCCTCCGCAAAGGCCGACGACGTTATCTTCGTCCCGGCTGCATCTGTATTCCTTACGCCGATACTCATGGCAGTGCCCCTGCAGCTCCTCGCGTACCATATCGCGGTCCTGAAGGGCACCGACGTCGACCAGCCGAGAAACCTTGCAAAGAGCGTTACGGTGGAGTAA
- a CDS encoding Tol-Pal system beta propeller repeat protein TolB: protein MKKILLAIILFFPVFLPDAWAKVYIDLAAPAFRKLPIGVPEFKDLGAPAQGPAEKAEREAIKKNLLDAAITDLRFSGFFSVIDRAAYLEDPNTSGITAAETNFRNWRAIGADGVLKGGFIAEGDRLTVELRFFDTATERQVIGKRLVGSTKNPRRIVHYFSDSLYEELTGTRGVFTTKILFVSGSGGNKEIYVSDYDGKNAMKLTRNRSINLAPQWSPDGRKALYVSYKKGTPAMYLLDLTNGKDEPLSSRPGINIAGRFSPDGGKVALTLTGERSPELMLLDLATKVYSQLTDNHGIDVSPAWSPDGTKLAYVSDSAGNPQIHVLDLLTKKSKRITFSGKYNSSPSWSPDGKLIALSRSDSGKFNIWVVRPDGDGLSQLTFEGNNRNPSWSPDSRNIVYSSTAGGAASLKIIRADGGEVMRLNTGIGGELAPAWSPYLK, encoded by the coding sequence ATGAAAAAGATCCTTTTAGCCATAATACTCTTCTTCCCGGTATTCCTCCCTGACGCGTGGGCAAAGGTCTACATCGACCTGGCCGCCCCGGCCTTCAGGAAGCTCCCCATCGGCGTCCCGGAGTTTAAAGACCTCGGCGCCCCGGCGCAAGGCCCGGCAGAGAAGGCCGAACGGGAAGCTATCAAAAAAAATCTTCTGGACGCAGCCATAACCGACTTGAGGTTCTCGGGCTTTTTTAGCGTCATAGACAGGGCGGCCTATCTCGAGGACCCGAACACTTCTGGCATTACCGCGGCCGAGACCAACTTCAGGAACTGGCGGGCCATCGGGGCTGACGGGGTCCTTAAGGGAGGCTTCATAGCCGAGGGCGACAGGCTTACCGTTGAGCTGAGGTTCTTCGACACGGCCACTGAAAGGCAGGTCATAGGCAAAAGGCTCGTCGGGTCAACGAAGAACCCGAGAAGGATTGTCCATTACTTCTCTGATTCCCTCTACGAGGAGCTTACCGGCACCCGTGGGGTCTTCACCACGAAGATACTCTTCGTATCCGGCAGCGGCGGCAACAAGGAAATATACGTCTCCGACTACGACGGCAAAAACGCCATGAAGCTCACCAGGAACAGGTCGATAAACCTCGCGCCCCAATGGTCCCCGGACGGCAGGAAGGCCCTTTATGTCTCTTACAAAAAAGGGACCCCGGCCATGTACCTCCTCGACCTTACTAACGGCAAAGACGAGCCGCTTTCATCCAGACCGGGCATAAACATAGCCGGCAGGTTCTCCCCTGACGGCGGCAAGGTGGCCCTTACGCTTACCGGGGAAAGGTCCCCTGAGCTCATGCTCCTTGACCTCGCGACCAAGGTCTACAGCCAGCTTACGGACAACCACGGTATAGACGTCTCGCCGGCCTGGTCCCCGGACGGCACCAAACTCGCCTATGTTTCCGATAGCGCTGGAAATCCACAGATTCATGTGTTAGACTTACTTACCAAGAAGTCAAAGAGAATAACATTCAGCGGCAAGTACAATTCGAGCCCGTCCTGGTCCCCGGACGGCAAGCTGATCGCTTTATCCCGTTCCGATAGCGGAAAATTCAATATCTGGGTCGTGCGGCCTGACGGCGATGGACTCTCTCAGCTTACTTTCGAAGGCAACAACAGGAACCCGTCGTGGTCTCCTGACAGCCGCAACATCGTCTATAGCTCTACAGCCGGCGGCGCGGCTTCTCTCAAGATAATACGCGCGGACGGCGGTGAGGTAATGAGGCTTAATACTGGTATCGGGGGCGAGCTGGCCCCCGCCTGGTCGCCTTACCTTAAGTGA
- a CDS encoding peptidoglycan-associated lipoprotein: MKKDFLKILPAVFLGALLMAGCEKRIVTEDIAGGAQQKNDAAIAGAEVVPEAGVSAEGVTSEDIKGTTDARLGGSYASLTPGGDTLTAKAMEKGHLYTIYFDYDNYTVRDTDMDNLTKNAKWLGINPAIKVRIEGHADERGETDYNLALGDKRARSILKYLQDMGIKVDRMDVVSYGEEKPAIEGHDEATWSQNRRAEFVIIAN; the protein is encoded by the coding sequence ATGAAAAAGGACTTCTTAAAGATATTGCCTGCCGTTTTTCTTGGTGCATTGCTCATGGCGGGATGCGAAAAAAGGATCGTGACAGAGGACATAGCCGGAGGCGCGCAGCAGAAAAACGACGCCGCGATAGCCGGCGCCGAGGTCGTGCCTGAGGCCGGGGTATCAGCCGAGGGAGTGACCTCCGAGGACATAAAGGGCACCACGGACGCCAGGCTTGGCGGCAGCTACGCCTCTTTAACGCCCGGCGGCGACACCCTGACGGCAAAGGCCATGGAAAAAGGACATCTTTATACCATCTATTTCGATTATGACAATTACACGGTCAGGGACACCGACATGGACAACCTGACCAAGAACGCCAAATGGCTCGGGATCAACCCGGCGATAAAGGTCAGGATCGAAGGGCATGCCGACGAGCGCGGTGAGACCGACTACAACCTCGCCCTCGGCGACAAAAGGGCGCGGAGCATACTTAAGTACCTCCAGGATATGGGGATAAAGGTCGACCGGATGGACGTGGTGAGCTACGGCGAGGAAAAACCCGCCATCGAAGGGCATGACGAAGCTACATGGTCACAGAACAGGAGGGCGGAGTTCGTCATAATAGCGAACTAA
- a CDS encoding protein TolR produces the protein MVTGNRNHRLMSQINVTPLVDVMLVLLIIFMVTAPMMQEGLDVNLPQVEATAISSGDEPLVVTIDRNRKIFLNGRQFRQKELRAKLEAIASGDKSRMVLLRADESVPYGFVAGAMAEIRKAGISKVGMVTEPSGQRQ, from the coding sequence ATGGTGACAGGCAACCGGAACCACAGGCTCATGTCCCAGATAAACGTCACTCCGCTCGTCGACGTGATGCTGGTCCTCCTCATCATCTTCATGGTCACGGCCCCCATGATGCAGGAAGGGCTTGACGTAAACCTCCCTCAGGTGGAGGCGACAGCCATAAGCTCCGGGGACGAGCCTCTTGTGGTCACCATAGACAGGAACAGGAAGATATTCCTCAACGGCAGGCAGTTCAGGCAAAAAGAGCTCCGGGCCAAGCTCGAGGCCATAGCCAGCGGGGACAAGTCCAGGATGGTCTTGCTCCGCGCGGATGAATCGGTGCCGTACGGGTTTGTCGCCGGCGCCATGGCGGAGATAAGGAAGGCCGGGATAAGCAAGGTGGGCATGGTCACGGAGCCCTCCGGCCAAAGGCAATGA
- a CDS encoding ribonucleoside-diphosphate reductase, adenosylcobalamin-dependent: MARIEVNDNGRRVLEKRYLKRDADGKPLETVEEMFWRVATNIAQGDKKFDPDADVQATASEFYKMMASLEFMPNSPTLMNAGRDLQQLSACFVLPVEDSMESIFEAVKNTALIHKSGGGTGFSFSRLRPSGDSVGSTSGISSGPISFMTVFDSATEAIKQGGTRRGANMGILRVDHPDVMSFITCKEDNSKLNNFNISVNITEDFMKAVEADGEYSLINPKDGKPCGSLKAREVFDMIVKMAWKNGDPGIIFIDKMNENNPTPRVGQIESTNPCGEQPLLPYESCNLGSINLSRMVDQGGSAIDWARLDETVRKSVHFLDNVIEMNRYPIEQIEKVTKSNRKIGLGVMGFADLLIRLGIPYNSDEAIALAEDVMSFIQDKGRQASRELAEERGGFPNFKGSIFDGKGKPVRNATVTTIAPTGTISIISGCSSGIEPLFALAFTRNVMEGTELLEVNPLFEEFARDRGFDSPEIMREVAKKGTLHDVDGIPDDVKSVFVTAHDITPEWHIKMQSVFQKYTDNAVSKTVNFPNEATVEDVASVYIMAYKLGCKGVTVYRDGSRDVQVLTKGSEKEVKAPQTAPVEAHAIAEYAPARPKARGEVAFGITKKMLTGCGNLYITINEDEEGRPFEIFTQIGKAGGCVASQCEAMGRMTSLALRSGVEAHEIVKQMRGISCHLPVGFGPGKVSSCADAMAQAMDWYLGYKRQSGSVTVADMDAVNSLPKSFTLGHEVLKRGACPDCGSAVEHSDGCLVCRGCGYSECG; this comes from the coding sequence GTGGCACGTATAGAAGTTAATGACAACGGGCGCAGGGTCCTTGAGAAAAGATATCTCAAGCGGGATGCCGACGGCAAACCCCTTGAGACGGTCGAGGAGATGTTCTGGCGCGTGGCCACGAATATCGCCCAGGGCGACAAAAAATTCGACCCTGACGCGGACGTGCAGGCAACCGCGTCAGAGTTCTACAAGATGATGGCCTCCCTCGAGTTCATGCCTAACTCCCCGACCCTCATGAACGCCGGCAGGGACCTCCAGCAGCTCTCCGCCTGCTTCGTCCTCCCGGTCGAGGACTCGATGGAGTCGATATTCGAGGCTGTGAAGAACACGGCGCTCATCCATAAGTCCGGCGGCGGCACCGGGTTTTCGTTCTCAAGGCTCAGGCCCTCAGGCGATTCCGTCGGCTCCACCTCCGGGATATCCTCCGGCCCCATCTCATTCATGACCGTATTCGACAGCGCCACAGAGGCGATAAAGCAGGGCGGCACGAGAAGGGGCGCCAATATGGGCATCCTCCGCGTTGACCACCCGGACGTAATGAGCTTCATAACCTGCAAGGAGGACAACTCCAAGCTCAACAACTTCAACATCTCCGTCAACATCACCGAGGATTTCATGAAGGCGGTCGAGGCCGACGGCGAGTACTCCCTCATAAACCCCAAGGACGGTAAGCCTTGCGGCTCTCTCAAGGCCAGAGAGGTCTTCGATATGATAGTCAAGATGGCATGGAAGAACGGAGACCCGGGCATAATATTCATAGACAAGATGAACGAGAACAACCCCACCCCCCGCGTGGGACAGATAGAGTCCACGAACCCCTGCGGCGAGCAGCCGCTCCTTCCTTACGAGTCCTGCAACCTGGGCTCGATAAACTTGAGCCGCATGGTAGACCAGGGCGGCTCCGCGATAGACTGGGCGAGGCTCGATGAGACCGTAAGGAAGTCCGTACACTTCCTCGACAACGTCATCGAGATGAACAGGTACCCCATCGAGCAGATAGAGAAGGTCACCAAGTCCAACAGGAAGATAGGCCTCGGCGTCATGGGCTTCGCAGACCTCCTCATACGCCTCGGCATACCGTACAACTCGGATGAGGCCATAGCGCTCGCCGAAGATGTCATGTCTTTCATACAGGACAAGGGCAGGCAGGCGTCACGCGAGCTTGCGGAGGAAAGGGGAGGCTTCCCCAACTTCAAGGGCTCCATATTCGACGGCAAGGGCAAGCCCGTGAGGAACGCAACCGTCACCACTATCGCCCCAACAGGCACCATCTCCATAATCTCCGGCTGCTCTTCAGGCATAGAGCCGCTCTTCGCGCTGGCCTTTACCAGGAACGTAATGGAAGGGACCGAGCTACTTGAGGTAAACCCGCTCTTCGAGGAGTTTGCCAGGGACAGGGGCTTCGACAGCCCGGAGATAATGAGGGAGGTCGCCAAAAAGGGCACGCTCCATGACGTCGACGGCATACCTGACGACGTAAAGAGCGTCTTCGTGACGGCACACGACATCACCCCCGAGTGGCACATAAAGATGCAGTCCGTCTTCCAGAAGTACACGGACAACGCCGTCTCCAAGACCGTGAACTTCCCCAACGAGGCGACGGTAGAGGACGTGGCATCCGTCTACATCATGGCCTACAAGCTCGGTTGCAAGGGCGTCACCGTTTACAGGGACGGCTCAAGGGACGTGCAGGTCCTCACCAAGGGGAGCGAGAAGGAAGTGAAGGCCCCTCAGACAGCCCCGGTCGAGGCCCATGCGATAGCCGAGTACGCGCCCGCCAGGCCAAAGGCCAGGGGCGAGGTCGCCTTCGGCATAACCAAGAAGATGTTGACAGGCTGCGGTAACCTCTATATCACCATCAACGAGGACGAAGAGGGCAGGCCCTTCGAGATATTCACCCAGATAGGCAAGGCCGGCGGGTGCGTTGCCTCCCAGTGCGAGGCGATGGGCAGGATGACATCGCTGGCCTTGAGAAGCGGCGTGGAGGCGCATGAGATAGTAAAGCAGATGCGCGGCATAAGCTGCCACCTGCCGGTAGGCTTCGGCCCCGGAAAGGTCAGCTCCTGCGCCGACGCGATGGCCCAGGCCATGGACTGGTACCTCGGCTACAAGAGACAGAGCGGCAGCGTTACCGTCGCGGACATGGACGCGGTCAACAGCCTGCCAAAGAGCTTTACCCTGGGCCACGAGGTCCTGAAACGCGGCGCGTGCCCTGACTGCGGCAGCGCGGTAGAACACTCAGACGGCTGCCTCGTCTGCAGGGGCTGCGGCTACAGCGAGTGCGGCTGA